In Natronococcus sp. AD-5, the genomic window GCACTACCGGCATCCCGACGGCTTACGTACGACCCGCAGGTAAGACACGTCCGATACGATTCTCATGAAACGACGAGCGCTCAGCGCGATTTCGGCCGCGGTCGTACTGACGCTCCCCTGGGCCGTCGTGTGGGGAGCGACCGATCTGCTCCCCTGGCTCGCGACGGCGGTCGTCCCGGGGATGGCGTACGAAGCGCCGGCTGCGATCCGAACGCTGCCGACGCTCGAGACGGTGATCGTGACCGGACTCGCCGTCCTCGGCTCCGCGTTCCTCCTCGCGTGGGCCGCCGAAACCGCCGAGAAGGACGTGCCCCAGGCGTTCGCGATCGCGGTACTCGCGGTACTCGCGGTTGCGCCCGAGTACGCGGTCGACGCCCTCTACGCCTGGAACGCGGGCCAGTTCGCAGGAACCGAACGCGGCGTCGAGGCGGGCAACCTCGCGGTCGCCAACATGACCGGCGCGAACCGAATCCTCATCGGTATCGGGTGGGCCGGCATCGCCCTCTTTACGATCTTCCGCCGGGGCGCGGCGTCCGATCCCGCGGTCGAATCTCGCTCCGGGTTCCTCTCCGACGCCGTCGTCCTCGACCGGGATATCGGTCTCGAGGTCGTGTTCCTGCTGCTCGCGACGATCTGGGCGTTTTTCGTTCCGCTCAACGGTGGCATCGACATCGTGGACATGCTGATTCTGGTCGGACTGTACGTCCTCTACATCGCGGTGATCCTCCGCGGAGAGGTCGAACCCGACATGGACCACGTCGGCGTCCCGGCGTACCTGCAGCGCTTCCCGAAACGCCGTCGAATCGCCACCGTCCTCGTCCTGTTCGCCTACTCCGGCGCGATGATCTTCACGGCCGTCGAACCGTTCGCCCACGGTCTCGAGTACCTCGGCGAGGGGATCGGGATCCCGTCGTTCTTCATGATCCAGTGGATCGCACCGCTGGCGTCCGAAGCGCCGGAACTCATCGTCGTCGTCTACCTGGTGAACAAGGCCCGGTCGACCGCGGGGTTCAACGCGCTCATCTCGTCGAAGCTCAACCAGTGGACGCTGCTCATCGGCACGCTCGTCGTCGTCCACTCCCTCGCGCTGGGTCGGTACGGCGTGCTCGCGTTCGACTACAAGCAGATGGCCGAGATCTGGCTGACCGCCGCCCAGTCGTTCTTCGCCATCTCCCTCCTGATCAGGTTCGAAATCTCTGTCAAAGAGGCGCTAACGCTGCTCGTACTGTTCACCTCGCAGGTCCTGCTCGAGTTCCTCATCATCCGCGATCTCGTCGCGCTTCCGCTCTCGAGTACCCAGCTCCTGCTCGCGTACAGCGTCGTCTACGTTTTTCTCGGGACGGTGCTGTTCGTGTCCCGCCGGCAGTCGTTCGGCCGCCTCCTCCGCCGAACGGCGGGCACGGTGGGCACGGCGATGTCGATCGGCCGGACCAGGTCCCACGGGACCGACGACTGAGCGGGCCTGATTCAATCCGTCGCCCTCGAACGCGTTCGATCGTCTTCGCGGCCAGTTCGTCGCGCTCGCGTACGAGCGCACGGCCGCGAGCGCGATCGATCCGACCTACCGATCGCGCTCGGCCGACTCGTCGGTCGTCTCGAGCCGCGAGAGCGTCCGCTCGATCCGGTCCCAGTGACTGCCGCGCCAGAAGTGCTGGCCGCAGTTCCGACAGCGCCAGACAGCGGTTTCGGCGGGATCGGGCGCGTACCCGGGCGTCGACGCCGCGGCGTCGACCGGTTCGAGCGGGCCGTTACAGCGCCCGCAGAAAGCGGGCTCGTCCTCGAGGGTGAGGTCGAGTCCGACCGCCGAGAGTTCGGCGAGCTGGGCCTCGACGTCTCGCGACTCGAGCAGGATCGACGCCTCGGCGCGGCTCGCGAGCTGGACGTCGCGGGTGACGATCGTCCGCTCGTCGTCCCGGGCGACCGCGAGGAGCTCGTCGTCGGCCTCGAGGTCGCGGTCGCCGGCGTAAGCGGCGTCGTGACCGCACATCCGCAGGTAGGCGACGAGCCCGCCGCACATGACGTCGAGGAGGAGTCGCATAGGTGGTAAAACGAGCCGGCGGACGTCAGTGCAGGAACTCGCGCAGCTCCTCGAGCTCCCAGGTGTTGATCACGTCCGCGGGCTCGGCCCAGCCGCGGCGGGCGGTGTGGACGCCCCAGCGCACGTACTCGAGCGTCGAAGGCTGGTGGGCGTCAGTGTTGACCGCGATCGCCGCGCCCGCCTCGAGTGCGGCCTGGACGGCGCTGCCCCAGAGGTCGAGCCGCCGGGGGTTGCTGTTGACCTCGAGCGCGGTACCGTGTTCGGCGGCGGCTTCGCCGAGCGCGGTCGCGTCGAACTCGAGGCCGGAGCGCTCGTTGAGCAGTCGACCGCTCGGGTGGCCCAGCACGTCGATCGCCGGGTTCTCGACCGCGCGAACGAGCCGGTTCGTCGCCGTCTCGGCGTCCTGGCTGAGCGCGCTGTGGGTCGAGGCGACGATCACGTCGAGCGCGTCGATCACCTCGTCGCCGAGCCCGATCTCGCCCTCGGCGTCGATGTTGGCCTCGATCCCCGCGAGAACCTCGACGTCGGCGGCGGCGTTGACCTCGCGGATGGCTTCGACCTGTTCCAGGATTTCGGTGTCGGTGAGCCCCATGTCGGCGACGACGCCCGGCCCCTCGGCGTGGTCGGCGATTCCGAAGTAGTCGTACCCCCGCTCTTCGGCCGCCTCGACCATCGCGTCGATCGAGGTGTTG contains:
- a CDS encoding sodium:calcium antiporter, with amino-acid sequence MKRRALSAISAAVVLTLPWAVVWGATDLLPWLATAVVPGMAYEAPAAIRTLPTLETVIVTGLAVLGSAFLLAWAAETAEKDVPQAFAIAVLAVLAVAPEYAVDALYAWNAGQFAGTERGVEAGNLAVANMTGANRILIGIGWAGIALFTIFRRGAASDPAVESRSGFLSDAVVLDRDIGLEVVFLLLATIWAFFVPLNGGIDIVDMLILVGLYVLYIAVILRGEVEPDMDHVGVPAYLQRFPKRRRIATVLVLFAYSGAMIFTAVEPFAHGLEYLGEGIGIPSFFMIQWIAPLASEAPELIVVVYLVNKARSTAGFNALISSKLNQWTLLIGTLVVVHSLALGRYGVLAFDYKQMAEIWLTAAQSFFAISLLIRFEISVKEALTLLVLFTSQVLLEFLIIRDLVALPLSSTQLLLAYSVVYVFLGTVLFVSRRQSFGRLLRRTAGTVGTAMSIGRTRSHGTDD
- a CDS encoding Mut7-C RNAse domain-containing protein; the protein is MRLLLDVMCGGLVAYLRMCGHDAAYAGDRDLEADDELLAVARDDERTIVTRDVQLASRAEASILLESRDVEAQLAELSAVGLDLTLEDEPAFCGRCNGPLEPVDAAASTPGYAPDPAETAVWRCRNCGQHFWRGSHWDRIERTLSRLETTDESAERDR